In one Chitinivorax sp. PXF-14 genomic region, the following are encoded:
- the leuA gene encoding 2-isopropylmalate synthase codes for MLTHPARKYRAFTPIALPDRTWPSQAISHPPIWMSTDLRDGNQALIEPMSVARKLRMFELLVAAGFKEIEVAFPSASQTDFDFVRQLIDNGLIPPDVTIEVLTQAREDLIRRTLDSLRGVHRAIVHLYNPIAPSFRRIVFDSDRDGVKRIALQGTRLIRQITATMPETEWVFQYSPETFSATEIDFALEVCDEVSAAWAPTPERKMIINLPATVEMSTPNTYADQIEWMHRHLARRDSIILSVHPHNDRGTAVAAAELAVMAGAERVEGCLFGNGERTGNVDLVTLALNLYSQGVHPGLDFSDIDQVREVVECCNQLPVHPRHPYAGDLVYTAFSGSHQDAIKKGFAKQRPDACWEVPYLPIDPADVSRSYDAVIRVNSQSGKGGVSFLLQQEYGLDLPRRLQIEFSRAIQRETDAQGKEMTAEGIYRLFRHEYLDGAAPYAYLGHRMEDQAGTGAQQVRLAATIRRDGVEQQLSGHGNGPIDAFVASLGLPLAVVDYHEHAVDAGAGADAVCYIEMRVAQGGVVFGVGIDGNIVAAALKAILSGLNRHLQAQAATQPQLAAV; via the coding sequence ATGCTCACGCACCCAGCCCGCAAATACCGCGCCTTCACCCCGATAGCCTTGCCTGACCGCACCTGGCCCAGCCAGGCGATCAGCCATCCACCGATCTGGATGAGCACCGATCTGCGCGACGGCAACCAGGCGCTGATCGAGCCGATGTCGGTGGCGCGCAAGCTGCGCATGTTCGAGCTCTTGGTGGCGGCCGGCTTCAAGGAGATCGAGGTGGCCTTCCCGTCTGCGTCGCAGACCGATTTCGACTTCGTGCGGCAGTTGATCGATAACGGGCTGATCCCGCCCGACGTGACCATCGAAGTGCTGACGCAAGCGCGCGAGGACCTGATCCGCCGCACGCTCGATTCGCTGCGTGGCGTGCACCGCGCCATCGTGCACCTGTACAACCCGATCGCGCCGTCGTTTCGCCGCATCGTGTTCGACAGCGACCGCGACGGTGTGAAACGGATCGCGCTGCAGGGCACGCGCCTGATCAGGCAGATTACCGCGACAATGCCGGAGACCGAGTGGGTGTTCCAGTATTCGCCCGAGACCTTCTCGGCGACCGAGATCGACTTCGCGCTCGAGGTGTGCGACGAGGTCAGCGCGGCATGGGCGCCGACGCCCGAGCGCAAGATGATCATCAACCTGCCGGCCACGGTGGAGATGTCCACGCCGAACACCTATGCCGACCAGATCGAGTGGATGCACCGCCACCTCGCGCGGCGCGACAGCATCATCCTCAGCGTGCACCCGCACAACGACCGCGGCACCGCCGTGGCCGCGGCCGAACTGGCGGTGATGGCGGGTGCCGAGCGCGTCGAGGGCTGCCTGTTCGGCAATGGCGAGCGCACCGGCAACGTCGATCTGGTGACGCTGGCGTTGAACCTGTATTCGCAGGGCGTGCACCCCGGCCTCGATTTCTCCGACATCGATCAGGTGCGCGAGGTGGTCGAATGCTGCAACCAGCTGCCGGTGCACCCGCGCCACCCCTATGCCGGCGATCTCGTCTACACGGCCTTCTCCGGCTCGCACCAGGACGCGATCAAGAAGGGCTTCGCCAAGCAGCGACCGGACGCCTGCTGGGAGGTGCCCTACCTGCCGATCGACCCGGCCGACGTGAGCCGCAGCTACGATGCGGTGATCCGCGTCAACAGCCAGTCCGGCAAGGGCGGGGTGAGCTTCCTGTTGCAGCAGGAATACGGCCTCGACCTGCCGCGCCGGCTGCAGATCGAGTTCAGCCGCGCGATTCAGCGCGAGACCGATGCCCAGGGCAAGGAGATGACGGCCGAGGGCATCTACCGCCTGTTCCGCCACGAGTATCTCGACGGCGCCGCGCCCTATGCCTACCTCGGCCACCGCATGGAGGACCAGGCCGGAACAGGCGCGCAGCAGGTGCGGCTGGCGGCGACAATCCGGCGTGACGGCGTCGAGCAGCAGCTCAGCGGGCACGGCAACGGGCCGATCGACGCCTTCGTGGCGAGCCTCGGCCTGCCGCTGGCGGTGGTCGACTACCATGAGCATGCGGTCGATGCCGGCGCGGGCGCCGACGCGGTGTGCTATATCGAGATGCGTGTGGCGCAGGGCGGCGTGGTGTTCGGCGTCGGCATCGACGGCAATATCGTGGCGGCGGCCCTGAAGGCCATCCTGAGCGGCCTGAACCGGCACCTGCAGGCACAGGCGGCAACCCAGCCGCAGCTCGCGGCAGTCTGA
- a CDS encoding diguanylate cyclase has translation MVAKGDVPLASFIDLLLDAVCVVDKAGRYVHVSAAFERIFGYRPEEVVGRPMIELVVPEDRESTLSAASQIMAGQPNPHFENRYIRKDGGVVHVMWSARWSEDDQVRIAVAHDITARKQAEARQAVVYAISEAAHRANDLPALFHHIHQIIGSVLPARQFTVALREEGCDELSLAYHIDANGDKPADARLATEAIAAEIIHSGLPLLITPEITSLRPDPACPPDGHRTLCWLGIPLSAQDGVIGAVILRRTGCELRYTNADKEFLQFISAQISAAVERQQLYSRLQRMAQYDELTGLANRRLLQDRLKLAFARARRDGSCFALLYLDLDKFKLINDTHGHGVGDLLLREVAERLKRCIRETDTAARIGGDEFVVLLEDIDRLTHAEAVAEKIRSDVTRPLTLGPAALDVDVSIGIAHYPEHGSDEAQLLRHADANMYQEKSGARARPSI, from the coding sequence ATGGTGGCCAAAGGTGACGTACCGCTCGCCAGCTTCATCGACTTGCTGCTCGACGCCGTCTGCGTGGTCGACAAGGCGGGGCGCTATGTGCATGTCAGCGCGGCATTCGAGCGCATCTTCGGCTACCGGCCGGAGGAGGTCGTCGGCAGGCCGATGATCGAGCTGGTGGTGCCGGAAGACCGCGAGTCCACGCTGAGCGCCGCCAGCCAGATCATGGCGGGCCAGCCCAACCCGCACTTCGAGAACCGTTACATCCGCAAGGATGGGGGTGTCGTCCACGTCATGTGGTCGGCGCGCTGGTCAGAAGACGATCAGGTGCGCATCGCCGTTGCTCACGACATCACCGCGCGCAAGCAGGCCGAGGCGCGGCAGGCCGTGGTCTACGCCATTTCCGAGGCGGCTCACCGGGCAAACGACCTGCCCGCGCTGTTTCACCACATCCACCAGATCATCGGCAGCGTACTGCCCGCCCGCCAGTTCACCGTCGCGCTGCGGGAGGAGGGCTGCGACGAGCTGAGCCTGGCTTACCACATCGATGCCAACGGCGATAAACCGGCCGACGCGCGCTTGGCGACCGAGGCCATCGCCGCCGAGATCATCCACAGCGGCCTGCCGCTGCTGATCACACCCGAGATCACCTCGCTGCGTCCCGATCCGGCCTGCCCGCCCGACGGCCACCGCACCCTGTGCTGGCTAGGCATCCCGCTCAGCGCGCAGGATGGCGTCATTGGCGCCGTCATCTTGCGCCGCACCGGCTGCGAGCTGCGCTACACCAACGCCGATAAAGAATTCCTGCAGTTCATCTCGGCGCAGATATCGGCCGCCGTCGAGCGCCAGCAGCTGTATTCGCGGTTGCAGCGCATGGCGCAATACGACGAGCTGACCGGCCTCGCCAACCGCAGGCTGCTGCAGGACCGCCTGAAACTCGCCTTCGCCCGCGCCCGGCGTGATGGCAGCTGCTTTGCGCTGCTCTACCTCGACCTCGACAAGTTCAAGCTGATCAACGATACCCATGGCCACGGCGTGGGCGACCTCCTGTTGCGGGAAGTGGCCGAGCGCCTGAAACGCTGCATACGCGAAACCGACACCGCCGCACGCATCGGCGGAGACGAATTCGTCGTGCTGCTGGAGGACATCGATCGGCTCACCCACGCCGAAGCGGTGGCGGAAAAGATCCGCTCCGACGTTACGCGGCCGCTCACCCTCGGCCCCGCAGCGCTGGACGTCGATGTCAGCATCGGCATCGCCCACTACCCCGAGCATGGCAGCGACGAGGCGCAACTGCTGCGCCACGCGGACGCGAATATGTACCAGGAAAAGAGCGGGGCCCGGGCGCGGCCGTCGATCTGA
- a CDS encoding FKBP-type peptidyl-prolyl cis-trans isomerase — protein sequence MNDELRIEDLQLGDGKEAVKGALITTQYTGWLEDGTRFDSSYDRGKPFQCVIGTGRVIKGWDQGLMGMKVGGKRKLFVPAHLAYGERQVGAHIQPNSNLIFEIELLEVLTRDD from the coding sequence ATGAACGACGAACTTCGGATTGAAGACCTCCAGCTCGGCGACGGCAAGGAAGCCGTCAAGGGCGCCCTGATCACCACGCAGTACACCGGCTGGCTCGAAGACGGCACCCGCTTCGATTCCTCCTACGACCGCGGCAAGCCTTTCCAGTGCGTGATCGGCACCGGCCGCGTGATCAAGGGCTGGGATCAGGGGCTGATGGGGATGAAGGTGGGCGGCAAGCGCAAGCTGTTCGTGCCCGCGCACCTGGCCTATGGCGAGCGCCAGGTCGGCGCCCATATCCAGCCCAATTCGAACCTGATCTTCGAGATCGAGCTGCTCGAAGTGCTGACGCGGGATGACTGA
- a CDS encoding AraC family transcriptional regulator, with translation MTLQAMCPTATPPPTAPLAGSVPGSYARLLFDHLAARGLDSAAVLGEPTPAPGSEPSYPAERWRSLLALAARQLGDPALGLHLGAAITPAHLGPLGYVLLASSTVPAALERYMRYQRLVHDVSPVRHYLAGEALVLEWSDDSRAIGLLANQCGLAALVQFARHITGTAATPLSVHFVEPAPADCTAYADFFGCPVHFGQPATCIRFPATLLGLPLRQSDAALAAMLERQVDAMLAALPQKDHLLNDARRLITRHLLQADPSLDSIAAELNLSGRTLRRRLGSIGWHYRALLDDTRRRIAEDYLRDPRLTLPEVALLLGYSEQSAFNRAFRRWTGISPLNWRKAGRG, from the coding sequence TTGACACTTCAGGCCATGTGCCCGACCGCCACTCCGCCGCCCACCGCCCCGCTTGCCGGCAGCGTGCCGGGCTCCTACGCCCGCCTGCTGTTCGACCACCTCGCCGCGCGGGGTCTCGACAGCGCCGCCGTGCTCGGCGAGCCGACACCGGCGCCGGGCAGCGAGCCAAGCTACCCGGCCGAACGCTGGCGCAGCCTGCTCGCGCTGGCTGCACGCCAGCTTGGCGACCCCGCGCTCGGCCTGCATCTCGGCGCCGCCATCACGCCCGCCCACCTGGGGCCCCTGGGCTACGTGCTGCTGGCTTCCAGCACCGTCCCGGCCGCGCTGGAACGCTATATGCGCTACCAGCGGCTGGTGCACGACGTGAGCCCGGTGCGCCACTATCTCGCTGGCGAGGCGCTGGTGCTCGAATGGAGCGACGACTCGCGCGCCATCGGCCTGCTCGCCAACCAGTGCGGCCTGGCTGCGCTGGTGCAGTTTGCGCGTCACATCACCGGCACCGCGGCCACGCCGCTGTCGGTGCACTTCGTCGAGCCCGCGCCGGCCGATTGCACGGCGTATGCCGATTTCTTCGGTTGCCCGGTGCACTTCGGCCAGCCGGCCACCTGCATCCGTTTCCCCGCCACCTTGCTCGGCCTGCCGCTGCGCCAGTCCGACGCCGCGCTTGCCGCCATGCTGGAGCGGCAGGTCGATGCCATGCTCGCTGCGCTGCCGCAAAAGGATCATCTGCTCAACGACGCCCGCCGCCTGATCACGCGCCACCTGCTGCAGGCAGACCCCTCGCTCGACAGCATCGCGGCCGAGCTCAACCTGTCCGGCCGCACGCTGCGGCGCCGGCTCGGCTCCATCGGCTGGCATTACCGTGCGCTGCTCGACGACACGCGCCGCCGCATCGCCGAGGATTATCTGCGCGATCCGCGGCTGACCCTGCCCGAGGTCGCGCTGCTGCTCGGCTATTCGGAGCAGAGCGCCTTCAACCGGGCGTTCCGGCGTTGGACGGGGATATCGCCGCTCAACTGGCGCAAGGCCGGCCGCGGCTGA
- a CDS encoding ATP-binding protein: MIAAIHWIESVFRAIPLPVLEVWGRFSYVIGLIVAVFAFAGFTFRPGNGWGLARARQTWDARALWSATLTFVLIPLAGWIGASIVLVEGAQTFESLKDLVVCVCLLLFGYPALLAAPPAYMLSDMIEGVPPDFIHNWFFGYFTSRAFFWLLYQFIGKNPDFRRLHTWLWYLVFVAIEMMLDPQQWGYICSEKFTTEISYRAITPALFFTLAITWALVPLVMLGALPLTRKLSLFWADIPHHASEWKLGHHRLLWSSGDGQTPAQGTAAKGGLPVRIMLAAPFMLLMLAVVGATAYLTLKSAEHSSEKLASRLHHEVADNINLQLDDFLEEHAGGSGDQNIAGIRSLLHDLELARHGHAFILDAAGKLIASSREPAVAVPQSRQARDSADPVVVAVYHALRARIGSQGQLQRELQFRMDVVTAKPLARETWLVQATPYEDKDRHHTDWMLITAIPASYYLEGVFQGNSRAAMMIAFALAIAVSVAGLLSTLVTGPLRRLSRASHALAMGDLSQRASGSRIEELDALAQAFNEMAKRLQGSFDEMIGEVNMRKQREAELRQSDERARSSEERLQLATRAAQMGIWDWDVARNQLMWDDSMRKLYGVGDDGFSGTFEAWSNSLLPEDRVQALADSAAALAGEREYDTEFRIRWQDGSIHHIRAIAQTIRDAEGKAMRMVGVNYDITAAKLAEQELIQHRRHLEELVGERTAALSVAVDRAQASSRAKSAFLANMSHELRTPMNAILGFSGLLQRDDDISDAQREKLAIINKSGEHLLTLINNVLDMSKIESGRVELRIEPFDLAGLVRDVTDMLSAQAQEKGLRLSLELAPGVPHTVRGDEGKLRQIIVNLLGNALRHTHEGGIILRLATRPTGADIRLLIDVEDSGMGIRADDLAHIFEPFVQGGRQASRSGSGLGLAISQEFAHMMNGQISATSSPGLGSTFHVEVDVGQAEAAPLPPPADDPREVVRLAPGQPPWRVLVVEDQADNRLLLETLLSRAGFEVRTAGNGAEAIDVFLQWHPQLIWMDQRMPVLDGLEATRQIRRLPGGEAVRIVAVTASAFIEQRDEILAAGTDDFISKPYHARDIHDCLARLLGVRYEYREASTAASPPAGSLAEPLAALSPARRQSLENALVALDADEIGYAIADIAQTAPALGSLLAYHANKLDYAAILDALQSLQTGAPS; encoded by the coding sequence ATGATCGCAGCGATCCACTGGATCGAGTCCGTCTTCCGCGCCATTCCGCTGCCGGTGCTGGAGGTATGGGGCCGTTTCAGCTATGTGATCGGGCTGATCGTCGCCGTCTTCGCGTTTGCCGGTTTCACCTTCCGTCCCGGCAACGGCTGGGGGCTGGCCAGGGCGCGCCAGACATGGGATGCGCGCGCGCTGTGGAGCGCCACGCTGACCTTCGTGCTGATCCCGCTGGCAGGCTGGATCGGCGCCAGCATCGTACTGGTGGAAGGCGCGCAGACCTTCGAGTCGCTGAAGGACCTGGTGGTCTGCGTGTGCCTGCTGCTGTTCGGCTACCCCGCGCTGCTGGCGGCGCCGCCGGCCTATATGCTGTCGGACATGATCGAGGGCGTGCCGCCGGATTTCATCCACAACTGGTTTTTCGGCTACTTCACCTCGCGCGCCTTCTTCTGGTTGCTGTACCAGTTCATCGGCAAGAACCCGGACTTCCGCCGCCTGCATACCTGGCTCTGGTATCTCGTGTTCGTCGCCATCGAGATGATGCTCGATCCGCAGCAATGGGGTTATATCTGCTCCGAGAAATTCACCACCGAGATTTCCTACCGCGCCATCACGCCGGCGCTGTTCTTTACCCTCGCCATCACCTGGGCACTGGTACCGCTCGTCATGCTGGGCGCGCTGCCGCTGACCAGAAAGCTCAGCCTGTTCTGGGCCGACATCCCGCACCATGCGAGCGAATGGAAGCTCGGCCACCACCGCCTGTTGTGGAGCAGCGGCGACGGCCAGACACCGGCCCAGGGCACGGCGGCCAAGGGCGGCCTGCCGGTGCGCATCATGCTGGCGGCCCCCTTCATGCTGCTGATGCTGGCAGTGGTGGGCGCGACGGCCTACCTGACGCTGAAAAGTGCCGAGCACAGCTCGGAGAAGCTGGCCAGCCGCCTGCACCATGAGGTCGCCGACAACATCAACCTGCAGCTCGATGATTTTCTCGAAGAGCACGCCGGCGGCAGCGGCGACCAGAACATCGCCGGCATCCGCAGCCTGCTGCACGACCTGGAGCTGGCCCGCCACGGCCATGCCTTCATCCTCGACGCCGCGGGCAAGCTGATCGCCTCGTCACGCGAGCCGGCCGTCGCCGTGCCCCAGTCGCGCCAGGCGCGGGACAGCGCCGACCCGGTGGTGGTGGCGGTGTATCACGCGCTGAGGGCGCGCATCGGCAGCCAGGGCCAGTTGCAGCGGGAGCTGCAGTTCCGCATGGACGTAGTCACCGCCAAGCCGCTGGCGCGCGAGACCTGGCTGGTGCAGGCCACGCCATACGAGGACAAGGACAGGCACCACACCGACTGGATGCTGATCACCGCCATCCCCGCCTCCTATTACCTGGAGGGCGTGTTCCAAGGCAACAGCCGGGCGGCGATGATGATCGCCTTTGCCCTCGCCATCGCGGTGAGCGTCGCCGGGCTGCTGTCCACGCTGGTCACCGGCCCGCTGCGCCGCCTCTCGCGCGCCAGCCACGCACTGGCCATGGGCGACCTGTCGCAGCGCGCCAGCGGCAGCCGCATCGAGGAGCTGGATGCGCTGGCCCAGGCCTTCAACGAGATGGCGAAACGGCTGCAGGGCTCGTTCGACGAGATGATCGGCGAGGTCAATATGCGCAAGCAGCGCGAGGCCGAGCTGCGGCAAAGCGACGAGCGGGCCCGCTCCAGCGAGGAGCGCCTGCAGCTGGCCACGCGGGCGGCGCAGATGGGCATCTGGGACTGGGACGTGGCGCGCAACCAGCTGATGTGGGACGACTCGATGCGCAAGCTGTACGGTGTCGGCGACGATGGCTTCAGCGGCACCTTCGAGGCCTGGTCGAACAGCCTGCTGCCCGAGGACCGCGTGCAGGCACTGGCCGACAGCGCGGCCGCGCTGGCGGGCGAGCGCGAATACGACACCGAGTTCAGGATTCGCTGGCAGGACGGCTCGATCCACCACATCAGGGCGATCGCGCAGACCATCCGCGACGCAGAGGGCAAGGCCATGCGCATGGTCGGCGTCAACTACGACATCACCGCGGCCAAGCTGGCCGAGCAGGAGCTGATCCAGCACCGCAGGCACCTCGAGGAGCTGGTCGGCGAGCGCACCGCCGCGCTGTCGGTCGCGGTCGACCGCGCACAGGCATCGAGCCGCGCCAAGAGTGCCTTCCTGGCCAATATGAGCCACGAGCTGCGCACGCCGATGAACGCGATCCTGGGCTTCTCCGGCCTGCTGCAGCGGGACGACGACATCAGCGACGCACAGCGCGAGAAGCTGGCCATCATCAACAAGAGCGGCGAACACCTGCTGACGCTGATCAACAACGTGCTCGACATGTCGAAGATCGAATCGGGCCGCGTGGAGCTGCGTATCGAGCCCTTCGACCTGGCGGGCCTGGTGCGCGACGTCACCGACATGCTGAGCGCGCAGGCGCAGGAGAAAGGGTTGCGCCTGTCGCTCGAACTCGCGCCCGGCGTGCCGCACACCGTGCGCGGCGACGAGGGCAAACTGCGGCAGATCATCGTCAACCTGCTCGGCAACGCGCTGCGCCACACGCACGAGGGCGGCATCATCCTGCGGCTCGCCACCCGGCCCACCGGCGCCGACATCCGCCTGCTTATCGACGTGGAGGATAGCGGCATGGGCATCCGCGCCGACGACCTCGCCCACATCTTCGAGCCCTTCGTGCAAGGCGGGCGCCAGGCGTCACGCAGTGGCTCGGGCCTGGGGCTCGCCATCAGCCAGGAGTTCGCGCACATGATGAACGGGCAGATCAGCGCGACGAGCTCGCCCGGCCTGGGCTCGACCTTCCATGTCGAGGTCGATGTCGGCCAGGCGGAAGCGGCGCCACTGCCGCCGCCGGCCGACGACCCGCGCGAGGTGGTGCGCCTGGCGCCGGGGCAGCCGCCATGGCGCGTGCTGGTGGTCGAGGATCAGGCGGACAACCGGCTGCTGCTCGAAACGCTGCTGTCCCGGGCCGGCTTCGAGGTGCGCACGGCCGGCAACGGCGCCGAGGCCATCGACGTGTTCCTGCAGTGGCACCCGCAGCTGATCTGGATGGACCAGCGCATGCCGGTGCTCGATGGCCTCGAAGCCACGCGGCAGATCCGCCGGCTGCCGGGCGGCGAGGCCGTCAGGATCGTTGCCGTCACCGCCTCGGCCTTCATCGAGCAGCGCGACGAGATACTCGCTGCCGGCACCGACGATTTCATCAGCAAGCCCTACCATGCGCGCGACATCCATGACTGCCTGGCGCGGCTCCTCGGCGTGCGCTACGAGTACCGCGAGGCATCAACGGCCGCCTCGCCGCCGGCGGGCTCGCTCGCCGAGCCGCTGGCAGCGCTGTCGCCCGCCCGGCGCCAGTCGCTCGAAAACGCGCTGGTCGCGCTCGACGCGGACGAAATCGGGTACGCCATCGCCGACATCGCGCAGACGGCGCCGGCACTGGGCAGCCTGCTCGCCTACCACGCCAACAAACTCGACTACGCGGCCATCCTCGATGCGCTGCAATCTCTGCAGACAGGGGCGCCATCATGA